In a genomic window of Aggregatimonas sangjinii:
- a CDS encoding ComF family protein: MGIRNLANILNDINTVILPKVCFGCNTHLSRGEEHLCTLCRNDLPLTDYNFNVENPVDRIFYGRIDVKKASSFLFFRENSIVQRLIHHLKYRNQPQIGAFLGDWYGQLLQEGHSPITRIDFVVPVPLHRRKLRKRGYNQVSLFAKKLAHYLNAELAENVLNKTANTRTQTKIGRIGRWQGNKSLYVLENPERLHHKNVLLVDDVITTGATMEICGRTLMEIPGITLYITSISVVPLT, translated from the coding sequence TTGGGCATACGTAATCTGGCAAATATACTAAATGATATCAATACGGTTATCCTACCCAAGGTCTGTTTTGGTTGTAATACCCATTTATCCCGAGGAGAGGAACACCTCTGTACCCTTTGTCGGAACGACCTACCACTCACCGATTACAACTTTAACGTAGAAAATCCCGTTGACCGTATATTTTATGGCCGAATTGATGTGAAAAAGGCAAGTTCTTTCCTTTTTTTCAGGGAAAACAGTATTGTGCAACGGCTAATACATCATTTAAAGTACAGAAATCAGCCACAAATAGGTGCTTTTCTTGGTGATTGGTATGGGCAGCTGCTTCAAGAGGGGCATTCGCCAATCACAAGGATCGATTTTGTAGTGCCCGTACCCTTACATCGCCGGAAACTGCGAAAGCGGGGGTACAATCAAGTATCGCTTTTCGCAAAAAAACTAGCACATTACCTAAATGCCGAACTCGCCGAGAACGTACTGAACAAAACGGCCAATACGAGAACACAGACCAAAATAGGAAGAATAGGCCGATGGCAAGGGAACAAATCGCTTTATGTTCTTGAAAACCCCGAAAGATTGCACCATAAGAATGTACTCCTAGTAGATGATGTCATTACCACCGGGGCCACGATGGAAATCTGCGGACGAACCTTAATGGAGATTCCCGGTATCACGCTCTATATAACCAGCATATCGGTCGTACCCCTGACCTAA
- a CDS encoding glycine--tRNA ligase translates to MANQDDLFKKVVSHAKEYGYVFQSSEIYDGLSAVYDYAQNGAELKKNIREYWWKAMVQLNDNIVGIDAAIFMHPTTWKASGHVDAFSDPLIDNKDSKKRYRADVLVEDYTAKIEAKIEKEVKKAAKRFGDAFDKKEFLATNQRVKDYQEKVDTTLQRLGRSLGKEDLADVKKLIEELEIACPMSGSRNWTDVKQFNLMFGTKLGASAESAMDLYLRPETAQGIFVNFLNVQKTGRMKIPFGIAQTGKAFRNEIVARQFIFRMREFEQMEMQFFIKPGTQQEWYEKWKESRLRWHLSLGLGEDNYRFHDHEKLAHYADAAADIEFRFPFGFKELEGIHSRTDFDLGAHEKFSGKKLQYYDHEDKESYVPYVIETSIGLDRMFLAIFSNALQEEELENGSTRTVLKLPAVLAPTKAAVFPLVKKDGLPDLAKEIIDDLKWDFNVLYDEKDAVGRRYRRQDANGTPFCITVDHQSLEDKTVTIRHRDSMEQQRVAISEVKAIIHKEVDMKSWLMKME, encoded by the coding sequence ATGGCAAATCAAGATGATCTTTTCAAGAAAGTAGTATCCCACGCCAAAGAGTATGGGTATGTATTTCAATCCAGCGAAATTTACGATGGTCTAAGTGCAGTGTACGATTACGCACAAAACGGGGCCGAACTAAAGAAGAATATAAGGGAGTACTGGTGGAAGGCCATGGTACAGCTCAACGATAATATCGTTGGTATCGACGCGGCTATCTTTATGCACCCTACAACCTGGAAGGCATCGGGTCATGTTGATGCCTTTAGCGACCCCTTGATCGACAACAAAGACTCCAAAAAACGCTACCGTGCCGATGTGTTGGTAGAGGATTACACCGCCAAAATCGAAGCCAAAATCGAAAAGGAAGTCAAAAAAGCGGCCAAACGCTTTGGTGACGCCTTTGACAAGAAAGAATTTTTAGCAACGAACCAACGGGTCAAAGACTATCAGGAAAAGGTAGATACGACTTTACAGCGCTTAGGACGTTCGTTGGGAAAAGAGGACTTGGCAGATGTCAAAAAACTCATCGAGGAACTTGAAATAGCCTGCCCCATGTCAGGCTCTCGAAATTGGACGGACGTAAAGCAATTCAATCTCATGTTCGGTACCAAACTGGGTGCTTCGGCCGAAAGTGCGATGGACCTGTATTTGCGCCCGGAGACGGCCCAGGGTATTTTCGTCAACTTCCTGAATGTGCAAAAAACGGGACGTATGAAGATTCCGTTCGGTATCGCACAGACCGGAAAGGCGTTTCGCAACGAAATCGTCGCCCGACAATTTATCTTTAGGATGCGCGAGTTCGAACAGATGGAAATGCAATTTTTCATTAAACCGGGAACCCAACAGGAATGGTATGAAAAATGGAAAGAGAGCCGCTTAAGGTGGCACCTTTCCTTAGGATTGGGTGAAGACAACTACCGTTTTCACGATCACGAAAAACTGGCGCATTATGCCGATGCCGCGGCCGATATCGAATTCAGGTTCCCTTTTGGATTTAAAGAATTGGAGGGAATTCACTCCAGAACGGATTTTGATTTGGGGGCGCATGAAAAATTCTCTGGGAAGAAGCTGCAGTACTACGACCACGAAGATAAGGAGAGCTATGTACCCTATGTTATCGAAACCTCCATTGGTCTGGATCGTATGTTCTTGGCCATATTCTCGAATGCGCTGCAGGAGGAAGAACTGGAAAACGGTTCAACACGAACGGTACTAAAATTACCTGCCGTACTGGCGCCGACCAAGGCAGCCGTATTTCCGCTGGTCAAAAAGGACGGTCTTCCTGATTTGGCCAAAGAAATCATCGACGACCTCAAGTGGGATTTTAATGTACTCTACGACGAAAAAGATGCCGTGGGCCGCCGTTACCGAAGGCAGGATGCCAACGGAACACCATTTTGTATTACCGTGGATCATCAATCGTTAGAGGATAAGACTGTTACCATTCGCCATCGTGATTCCATGGAACAGCAAAGGGTTGCCATCTCGGAGGTTAAAGCGATTATTCACAAAGAAGTGGATATGAAGTCTTGGCTGATGAAAATGGAGTAG
- a CDS encoding TonB-dependent receptor family protein, translating into MRGLCSLFLLLLVGCVLSAQQPIPKDSITQLDEVILLDALKRKNTVGIIPSEVIGPKTFQNYSPVSMVSAINQTPGVYIFSGALNTNRITIRGIGARTLFGTNKLRLYYNDIPVTNGAGTSEIESFDLENLSQIEVVKGPKATSFGANLGGAIILNPKEALGRSTNFSNNVTIGSFGLLKNNLSFNHFDGKLRLGLQYGHTETEGYRENSNFERDGLLLNTSYQINSRNTISLLLNHIDYTAQIPSSLGATAFAENPQQATFTWRASQGFEANNSTLVGVSFSHEFTPALKNTTSIFYSYLDHYEARPFGILDEFTNGYGFRTRFSGNLKISDILAEYHIGAELYKDEYRWNEFENLYQENNGNGSLPGDLFARNKEFRDQLNTFTTVLLPFTDTFSIQLGLNWNKTDYDYRDLFNSGAENKSAIRNFKAIVLPSINMQYDFTESGQLYVNVSRGFSNPGLEETLTPDGVVNPDIAQETGINYEFGGRFNPLAKKFKIDFTLYQMNVRNLLVAERVDDDRFIGRNAGKTKHQGLELALSYLLDISPKIKLTPFLNYTLNDHKFISFVDGDNDFSGNPLTGVAKNRIHGGLQTDFFNDFYCNITYQHVGAIPLTDANNLSSDAFNLVHTRLGYRKKLSDKFVLGFDFGINNLFDIVYAQSVLINTQGFGGNEPRYYYPGDERNFYGSLRLGYRL; encoded by the coding sequence ATGAGAGGCCTCTGTTCCCTTTTTCTTCTTCTATTGGTTGGATGTGTTCTTTCCGCACAGCAACCTATTCCCAAAGACAGCATTACCCAGCTAGATGAAGTAATTCTCTTAGATGCCCTAAAACGGAAAAATACGGTAGGCATCATTCCCTCAGAAGTCATCGGGCCAAAGACGTTTCAAAATTATAGTCCGGTGAGCATGGTGTCCGCTATCAATCAAACTCCGGGAGTTTATATATTCTCAGGGGCACTGAATACCAATCGTATCACTATCCGCGGCATTGGTGCCCGAACGCTCTTTGGCACCAATAAACTCCGTTTGTATTATAATGATATTCCCGTAACGAATGGAGCAGGAACTTCCGAGATAGAATCTTTTGACCTCGAAAACCTTAGCCAGATTGAAGTGGTAAAGGGGCCAAAAGCCACCTCTTTTGGCGCGAATTTAGGCGGGGCTATCATTCTTAATCCAAAAGAAGCCTTAGGGCGCTCGACCAATTTTTCCAACAATGTTACCATCGGGTCTTTTGGGTTGCTGAAGAACAATCTCTCTTTCAACCATTTTGACGGAAAACTGCGGCTAGGACTTCAATACGGACATACGGAAACAGAGGGCTATCGTGAAAATAGCAACTTCGAAAGAGATGGTCTCTTATTGAACACCTCATACCAAATCAATTCGAGAAACACCATTTCGCTACTTCTCAACCACATCGATTACACGGCACAGATTCCCAGTTCGCTCGGTGCAACGGCGTTTGCGGAAAATCCGCAACAGGCCACTTTTACATGGAGGGCATCGCAAGGGTTCGAGGCGAACAACAGTACTTTGGTCGGAGTATCTTTTTCCCATGAATTTACTCCCGCACTTAAAAACACAACGAGCATCTTCTATAGTTATCTTGACCATTACGAAGCACGACCTTTCGGAATTCTGGACGAATTTACCAACGGATACGGCTTCCGCACACGTTTCTCCGGTAACCTCAAGATATCCGATATTCTAGCCGAGTATCATATCGGGGCGGAACTTTACAAAGACGAATACCGTTGGAACGAGTTCGAGAATTTATACCAAGAAAACAATGGTAACGGAAGCCTTCCAGGAGACCTATTTGCAAGAAATAAAGAATTTCGGGATCAGCTCAACACTTTTACAACAGTACTTCTCCCTTTTACGGACACCTTTTCGATACAGTTAGGGCTTAATTGGAATAAAACCGATTACGATTATAGAGATCTTTTCAATTCGGGTGCGGAAAATAAAAGTGCTATCAGGAACTTTAAGGCAATCGTGCTTCCTAGTATCAATATGCAGTATGATTTTACCGAAAGTGGCCAGCTTTACGTTAACGTAAGCCGCGGTTTTTCCAACCCCGGTCTAGAGGAAACCTTGACACCCGATGGGGTAGTCAATCCCGACATCGCACAGGAAACGGGAATCAATTATGAATTCGGCGGACGTTTCAATCCCCTCGCCAAAAAATTCAAAATCGATTTTACGCTCTACCAAATGAACGTGAGGAATCTACTGGTTGCCGAACGGGTAGACGATGACCGATTTATTGGAAGAAATGCTGGAAAAACGAAGCATCAGGGATTGGAACTTGCTTTGAGCTACCTACTCGATATTTCACCGAAAATCAAACTTACCCCTTTCTTGAATTATACGTTGAACGACCATAAATTCATTTCCTTCGTTGATGGCGATAACGATTTTTCAGGCAATCCGCTGACCGGAGTGGCCAAAAATCGCATACATGGTGGACTTCAAACAGACTTCTTCAACGACTTTTATTGTAACATCACTTATCAACATGTGGGTGCCATTCCCTTAACGGATGCCAATAATCTTTCCAGCGATGCTTTTAACTTGGTGCATACCCGATTGGGGTATCGTAAAAAACTGTCCGACAAATTTGTTCTGGGATTCGATTTTGGAATCAACAATCTATTCGATATCGTATATGCACAATCGGTATTGATCAATACCCAAGGCTTCGGTGGTAATGAACCGCGCTATTATTATCCAGGTGATGAACGCAATTTTTATGGGAGTTTGCGGCTGGGGTATCGCCTTTAA
- a CDS encoding DUF3575 domain-containing protein, which produces MKKSILSFCLIASLGVGQAQDVDPSQDRNELKVNVSNLIALAFADVAYERLLNEESSVGIAILSNINQSSDNDFLDAYREFSITPYYRQYFSRGYAKGFFVEGFGMYNTGDDRDFFGDDIISDTTYADFALGVSVGGKFVTRRGFMVEVYGGLGRNLLNADFSPSVVGRGGVSLGYRF; this is translated from the coding sequence ATGAAAAAATCTATTTTATCCTTTTGCCTGATTGCCTCGCTTGGCGTCGGACAGGCGCAAGATGTTGATCCGTCTCAAGATAGAAATGAGTTAAAGGTCAACGTTTCAAACCTTATCGCCCTTGCTTTCGCCGATGTAGCTTATGAACGCCTATTGAACGAAGAGTCATCGGTGGGTATTGCGATACTCTCCAATATCAACCAAAGTAGTGATAACGATTTCTTGGACGCGTATCGTGAGTTTTCGATTACCCCCTATTACCGTCAGTACTTTTCCCGAGGCTATGCCAAGGGATTTTTTGTCGAAGGTTTTGGCATGTACAATACCGGAGACGATAGGGATTTTTTCGGAGACGATATCATCAGCGATACTACGTACGCCGACTTCGCCCTTGGGGTGTCGGTCGGAGGTAAATTTGTAACCCGAAGAGGCTTTATGGTAGAAGTATACGGCGGGCTTGGCCGTAATCTGCTTAATGCAGACTTCTCCCCAAGCGTTGTTGGGCGTGGTGGTGTTTCGCTAGGCTATCGATTTTAA
- a CDS encoding exodeoxyribonuclease III — translation MKVVSYNVNGLRAALKKGFIEWLQTVNPDVICLQEIKAQKDQLDLSVFEDAGYPFTYWYSAQKKGYSGVAILSKTEPDHIEYGTGIETMDFEGRNLRADYGDLSIMSMYLPSGTNLDRLDFKLNYMAEIQAYLDELRKKRPNLVVLGDYNICHEAIDIHDPVRNKNVSGFLPVEREWIGNLIKSGFIDSFRHFNKEPDNYTWWSYRANARNNNKGWRLDYGMVSEPLQDRLKRSVILSEAKHSDHCPILVEIA, via the coding sequence ATGAAAGTTGTGTCCTATAATGTAAATGGTCTTCGTGCCGCGTTGAAAAAGGGTTTTATTGAATGGTTACAAACGGTAAATCCCGATGTGATTTGTTTACAAGAGATAAAAGCGCAAAAAGACCAGCTGGACCTTTCGGTCTTCGAGGATGCAGGATATCCCTTTACCTATTGGTACAGTGCGCAAAAGAAAGGATACAGTGGGGTTGCCATCCTGTCAAAGACCGAGCCGGACCATATTGAGTATGGAACAGGAATCGAAACGATGGATTTTGAGGGAAGAAATCTCAGGGCCGATTATGGCGATCTTTCGATTATGAGCATGTATTTGCCTTCGGGAACCAATTTGGACCGTTTGGATTTCAAGTTGAACTATATGGCCGAGATACAGGCGTACCTCGATGAATTGCGAAAAAAGAGACCCAATCTCGTTGTGCTTGGCGATTACAACATTTGTCATGAAGCAATAGATATTCACGACCCCGTGCGGAACAAGAACGTTTCAGGTTTTTTACCCGTGGAGCGCGAATGGATCGGGAACCTGATTAAAAGCGGGTTTATCGACAGCTTCAGGCATTTCAATAAAGAGCCTGATAACTATACTTGGTGGAGCTATCGCGCAAACGCCCGAAACAATAACAAGGGTTGGCGGTTGGATTATGGAATGGTAAGCGAACCACTTCAGGACCGCCTCAAACGATCGGTCATATTATCGGAGGCAAAGCATAGCGACCATTGTCCGATTTTGGTCGAGATCGCTTAG